A window of the Gossypium hirsutum isolate 1008001.06 chromosome A03, Gossypium_hirsutum_v2.1, whole genome shotgun sequence genome harbors these coding sequences:
- the LOC107886513 gene encoding glyceraldehyde-3-phosphate dehydrogenase, cytosolic, with translation MASDKKIKIGINGFGRIGRLVARVALQRNDVELVAVNDPFISTDYMTYMFKYDSVHGQWKHHDLKVKDSKTLLFGEKPVTVFGIRNPEEIPWAEAGAEFVVESTGVFTDKDKAAAHLKGGAKKVVISAPSKDAPMFVMGVNEKDYKPELDIVSNASCTTNCLAPLAKVIHDRFGIVEGLMTTVHAITATQKTVDGPSMKDWRGGRAASFNIIPSSTGAAKAVGKVLPALNGKLTGMSFRVPTVDVSVVDLTVRLEKSASYDEIKAAIREESEGKLKGILGYVEEDVVSTDFVGDSRSSIFDAKAGIALNKNFVKLVSWYDNEWGYSSRVIDLIVHMASTKAC, from the exons ATGG CTTCGGACAAGAAGATTAAGATCGGGATTAACG GATTTGGAAGAATCGGACGTTTAGTTGCCAGAGTTGCTCTTCAGAGGAACGATGTTGAACTCGTCGCCGTTAACGATCCCTTCATTTCCACCGATTACATG ACATACATGTTCAAATACGACAGCGTTCACGGTCAATGGAAGCACCATGATCTTAAGGTCAAAGACTCTAAAACCCTCCTCTTCGGCGAAAAACCCGTCACTGTTTTCGGAATCAG GAACCCTGAGGAGATTCCATGGGCTGAAGCCGGGGCTGAGTTCGTTGTTGAGTCAACTGGAGTGTTCACTGACAAAGACAAGGCTGCTGCTCACTTGAAG GGTGGTGCTAAGAAAGTTGTGATCTCTGCCCCTAGCAAAGATGCACCCATGTTTGTAATGGGTGTAAACGAGAAAGACTACAAGCCAGAGCTTGACATTGTTTCCAATGCTAGCTGCACTACCAATTGTCTTGCTCCCCTTGCTAAGGTTATCCATGACCGATTTGGAATCGTTGAGGGTCTCATGACTACCGTTCATGCCATTACTG CAACACAAAAGACCGTCGATGGACCATCAATGAAGGACTGGAGAGGTGGTAGAGCCGCTTCCTTCAACATCATTCCTAGCAGCACCGGTGCTGCCAAG GCTGTTGGAAAGGTTCTTCCTGCCCTCAATGGCAAACTGACTGGAATGTCATTCCGAGTTCCTACCGTCGATGTATCAGTCGTGGATCTCACCGTTAGGCTTGAGAAATCTGCATCTTATGATGAGATCAAAGCTGCTATCAG GGAAGAGTCTGAGGGCaagcttaagggcattttgggtTACGTTGAGGAAGATGTTGTGTCCACTGACTTCGTTGGTGACAGCAG GTCGAGCATATTTGATGCCAAGGCTGGTATTGCTCTAAACAAGAACTTTGTGAAGCTTGTTTCCTGGTACGACAACGAATGGGGTTACAG TTCTCGTGTGATTGATTTGATCGTTCACATGGCATCCACCAAAGCATGTTGA